ATTATTTAAAAAGCCTAAAGAAAGGGGAGAAGTAATTATGATGCCATATAGTGATAAAGTTATGGATCACTTTAGAAATCCAAGAAACGTAGGAGAGATTCCAGATGCAAATGGAATAGGAGAGGTTGGAAATCCTAAGTGTGGAGATATAATGAAAATATATCTAAAAATTGAGAATAATATAATAAAGGACATTAAATTTAAGACTTTTGGATGTGGTTCTGCTATAGCATCTTCAAGCATGGCAACAGAGCTAATAAAGGGAAAAACTTTAGAAGAAGCCTGGAAATTAACTAATAAAGCTGTAGCAGATGCTTTAGATGGATTACCACCAGTGAAGATGCACTGTTCAGTATTAGCAGAAGAAGCTATTCACAAAGCTATAAATAATTATAGAGAATCTCAAGGCTTAGAGCCATGGCATATGGAAGTTCATTCAGATCATATACATGACGAAGTACATGGAGAATGATATTAAAATCCCAATGAAATATTTCATTGGGATTTTTAAAGAAATACTATAAAAGGTTGGTGAAAAAATGAAAAAAAAAGTAGTAGTAGGAATGAGTGGAGGAGTAGATAGTTCTGTTACAGCTCATATTTTGAAAGAACAGGGATATGATGTAATAGGAATGACTATGAAAGTTTTTCCAGGTAGTAACCATGATGGAAGTAAAGAAAAAATAGAAGATATGATGAAAAGTGCAAAAGAAGTTTGTGATTTTTTAGAAATACCTTTTGTAGAAGTGGATTTAATAGAGGATTTTAATAAGAAGGTTGCAATTCCTTTTATGCAAGATTATATTGAAGGAAAAACTCCAAATCCATGTGTATATTGTAATAAACATATAAAATTTGATGCTTTTTTAAATAAAGCTCTAGAATTAGGGGCAGACTATATTGCCACTGGGCATTATGCAAATATAGTAAAGAAAGATGATAGATTTTTAATATATAGAGCAGAGGATGATAAAAAAGATCAAACTTATATGTTATATAATTTAAAGCAACATCAATTAAAACACATCCTTATGCCTTGTGGAGACTATAATAAAGAACAAATAAGAGAAATTGCTAAAAAAATAGGATTAAAAATACACAATAAAAAAGATAGCGAAGAAATTTGTTTTATTCCTGATGATGATCATGGAAGATATATAAGAGAACATTGTAAAAAGAAAATAGTAGAAGGAAATTTTGTGGATGAAAATGGAAAAGTTTTAGGAAGACACAAAGGAATAATTAATTATACTATAGGTCAAAGAAA
This window of the Clostridium cochlearium genome carries:
- the mnmA gene encoding tRNA 2-thiouridine(34) synthase MnmA, yielding MKKKVVVGMSGGVDSSVTAHILKEQGYDVIGMTMKVFPGSNHDGSKEKIEDMMKSAKEVCDFLEIPFVEVDLIEDFNKKVAIPFMQDYIEGKTPNPCVYCNKHIKFDAFLNKALELGADYIATGHYANIVKKDDRFLIYRAEDDKKDQTYMLYNLKQHQLKHILMPCGDYNKEQIREIAKKIGLKIHNKKDSEEICFIPDDDHGRYIREHCKKKIVEGNFVDENGKVLGRHKGIINYTIGQRKGLGIALGKPIYVIDIVPEKNQVVLGDEEKIFKDTLIAKDVNFIPFDKLEEKMRVEAKIRYSSKGSVATIEPLENNRVKVTFDKKQRAITKGQSVVFYIENLLLGGGVIE
- the nifU gene encoding Fe-S cluster assembly scaffold protein NifU, encoding MPYSDKVMDHFRNPRNVGEIPDANGIGEVGNPKCGDIMKIYLKIENNIIKDIKFKTFGCGSAIASSSMATELIKGKTLEEAWKLTNKAVADALDGLPPVKMHCSVLAEEAIHKAINNYRESQGLEPWHMEVHSDHIHDEVHGE